A region of the Polynucleobacter sp. MWH-Braz-FAM2G genome:
ATTTTGTATTTCGTTTGCAACGCCATCATATCAAGCGCAAATCCGGATCATGGTCCACCGAGGTGTTACATCTATTTCATAAGATACATGACCAAAGTAATGCTGCTGAAAACGCTCGTCGCGTGCGTGAAAAGATTCTTGCTAAGGCACTCTAAGATTCAGTTTCATGAGCAATTACTCCAAACTTAAGCCAAAAAAGGTTCTCTTTATTGCCACAAGGCAAATCGGTGACGTATTGGTAACCACCCCACTCATCAGTAAAGCTAGAGAGCTTTGGCCAGATGCTGAATTTCATTTTCTGGGATACCGCGGCAAGCTAGAAATGCTACATGGCAATCCCAATATTTCTGAAATGATTGAAACTTCTGACCGCCCAAAGTTTAAAGAGTATCTCAGCCTGTTTAATCGACTTTTTCAACGCTATGACTTAGCAATAGTTACGCAACCTAGTGATCGCGCTTACCTTTATGGTCTAGTAGCTGCATTTAGAAGGGTTGGCGTACTAGGCGGACATCCTCAGGGGAAAGATGTCCAAGATAGTCAGAGGCGTAGCAAAAGTGAAAAACAAAATGCGTGGAAGAAATTTATCTGCATGCATACGGTAGATGTAGATTACTTTAAGCAGCATGTCATTGCTGAAAAACTGCGCCTGTTGGAATGCTTTTTTAAAAACTCAGCCGAACTTTTTAGCAAGCCGATCACCGTAACCCCTCCCGCAGGCGAGCCTTTATCCCCTGCCATCATCAACGAACTAAAGCAACCCTTTGTAGTAGTGCACTCTGGACCACTCACCGCTTATAAACGTTGGCCACTAGCTTTCTGGCAAGAATTAATTACCTGGTTGGTAAAAAAAGGTTTTCAGGTGGTGTTGAGCGCCTCTCCTGCCAAGCAAGATATGCAGCTCAATCAAGACATCATTTCTCTATTGGATGATGCCTGTAAAAAACAGGTCATCGACGCGGCCGGCAAGCTAACCATTCCTCAAGCAGGCACTCTCATTCGTAGTGCTGCTTTGTATATCGGCGTTGATACCTCAATTACCCATTTAGCGGCTGCCTGTAATACGCCAACGATTACTCTATTTGGCGCCACGCCACCAACCAACTTTGGTCCATGGCCCAATGACTTTATCGGTGAACAGCCCTACCAATTACGAGCTCGCACCCAAACTATTGGCAATGTCACCATCTTGCAAGGTCCTGGAGAATGCGTACCCTGTCGCAAAGCAGGTTGTTTAGATAAAGCGGACAGTTACAGCGAGTGCCTAGACTTACTTGAACCAAAACAAGTGATCGAGGCGATTGAGAAAGTGCTCTCAACCCAATAAACAAAGTACTGCGGCATTGAGTTTTAGTGGTATTGAACCTGTACAGGATCTTTTTGCTTCGAGGCCAATATTTGATTCAGGCTATGCAAACAAGCATCATCAGGATAAATACGCAGCTCTTCTGGAAACTGCATTAGGCAGGCGCCACCACTGGTGGTAACAGCAGCAGTCAATATCAATCCCTTTAGACCGTCATTAGACCCAGCGGCGGATTGACTCGAAGCGCCTAACTTTGGATCTTTAACGCGATTCGTCATCAAGTAGGGATTAATTTGGTTCCGAAGCATTTTGACGTCAATAGCATCATCAATACAAACATGCACATTGCGAGCAAAGCGCATGCGTGCCCCAGTAATATCCATCACAGCCTCAGAGACGATGCGCATACCACCTGAGAACTTATCAGGCGTTACATTTACTTTAGCAATTAAGAGCTCATCCTCTTTTAACCAAGAACGATTAGGCTCATACACTTCGCTATACAGAGTAACCTCCAGAGCAGCCGATCCATCATCAATAGTCGCGATCATCATCCGACCGCGTTGGCCAGTGAGCATTCGAGCAGAGGTAATAATGCCTGCAATGAGCTGATCCTTACCTTCAGTTACCTTGGCTAAAGGCTGACGAATGAAGTGAGCTGTCTCATCACGATACGCATCAAACATATGGCCCGTTAAGCAAAGACCTAGAGCCGTTTTCTCTTCTTGTAAGCGTTTTTTCTCAGACCAAACCGGCTCACGCACCAACTCAGGTAGATGGCGATTTTCTTCGCCAGATACTTCAAATAAGCTCACCTGATGAATAGACGCTTCTGCTTGTTCAGCAGCTTCGATAGCTCTTGCTAACGAAGCGAGTAAAGTTGAACGAATGTCATACAAGTTTCCGCCGGCCGAAACAGAATCACGATAAAGACTATCGAAAGCACCAGCACGCATCAAAGCTTCAATAGCGCGACGATTTACCTGACGACGATCCACACGCGCGCAGAAATCAAATAAATCTTTAAATGGACCACCGGCTTCACGAGCTTTTACAATCGATTCAATCGCTGCCTCACCGGTACCGCGTACCGCACCCAAGCCATAACGAATATGACTAATCGGCGAATCTGGTGCCGCATCTGGCGCACGTAATGGCGTGAACTCATAAACGCCAGTATTGATATCTGGTGAGAACACCCGAATATTATTCGCCAAACAGTCGTCATACAGAATCTTCACCTTATCGGTGTCATCCATCGCGAGGGATAAGTTGGCCGCCATAAATTCAGCGGGGTAATAGGCTTTCAACCAAGCGGTTTGATAAGCTAAGAGCGCATAAGCAGCGGCATGGGATTTATTAAATCCGTAACCCGCAAAACGTTCCATCAAATCATAAATTTCATTGGCTTTAGCTTCAGAGATACCGCCAGCTTTAGCGCCATCGCTAAAGATTTTGCGATGCTGCGCCATTTCTTCGGGCTTTTTCTTACCCATCGCACGGCGCAACATATCTGCACCACCAAGAGAGTAGCCACCAATCATCTGGGCCATCTGCATGACCTGCTCTTGATAAACCATAATGCCGTAGGTCTCGCGAAGAACCGGCTCAATTCGAGGATCTGGGTACTCTACCTTTTGACGACCGTGTTTACGCTCAATAAAGTCTGGTATCAAATCCATCGGACCTGGGCGATAAAGAGCTACTAAAGCAATAATGTCCTCAAAGCGGTCTGGCTTAGCTTCCCGAAGCATGCCTTGCATGCCGCGACTTTCTAGCTGGAACACAGCAACGGTATTTGCACGCTTTAGCACTTCAAAGGCTTTTTCATCATCGAGCGGAATATCGCCGATATTCCAATCTTTGCGTTCAGCATGCAAAGCTTTAATCCAACGCTCCGCCGCAGCCAAGATAGTGAGCGTGGTTAATCCAAGGAAGTCGAACTTGACCAGTCCGATTGCCTCAACATCATCCTTATCGAATTGACTGATAACAGAGCTGCTGTCCTGATCTTTACTTTCTTGAGTGTAGAGGGGGCAAAAATCAGTGAGGCGTCCTGGCGCAATCAACACACCACCCGCATGCATACCAACGTTACGGGTCATGCCTTCTAATTGCTGTGCTAATGAAAGCAATTGACGCACTTCATCTTCATTCTTTTCGCGCTCGGCTAATTGCTTTTCTTCCTTCTTGGCCATCTCAATAGTCATGTACTGACCTGGCTTATTCGGCACCAACTTAGCGATGCCATCTACGAAGTTATAGCCTTGCTCAAGTACGCGACCAACATCACGAATAGCCGCTCTCGCAGCCATTGTTCCAAAAGTTGCAATTTGACTCACTGCATCTTTGCCGTACTTATCTTTTACATACTGAATGACGCGATCACGACCATGCTGACAGAAGTCGATATCAAAGTCGGGCATTGATACCCGTTCTGGATTTAAGAAGCGTTCAAAGAGCAAGTTGTAACGCAGTGGATCCAAATCGGTAATGCCCAATGAATACGCCACTAAAGAACCCGCACCAGATCCGCGACCAGGGCCAACCGGCACGCCATTATTTTTAGCCCAGTTAATAAAGTCCGCCACGATTAAGAAATAGCCTGGGAAACCCATTTGAGAAATCGTCTTAACCTCGAATACCAAACGCTCGTGATAACGCGCCATTTCTTTTTTGCGCTCTTCTGGGTCGGGGAAATTGCGCTCCATATGGCGCTCAAGACCAACCTCAGATTGCGCGAGCAAGTACTCATCTAAGGTAATACCTGGAGGCGTTGGAAAATCTGGCAAACGCGGCTGACCCAACACCAAAGATAAATTGCAACGTTTCGCAATTTCAACTGAATTTGCTAACGCAACTGGCAAATCAGCAAAACGTTTTTCCATTTCTTCTTGAGTTAAGAAGTACTGCTCTTCATTAAATTTTTTAGCACGTCGAGGATTGCCTAGCAACTCCCCTTCGGCAATACAAACACGAGCTTCATGAGCTGTGAAATCACTTTTCTGCATGAACTGTACGGGGTGTGTAGCAACTACTGGTAAATCTAATTCGCTAGCGAGCTGACAGGCAAGTTGAAGTTGTTTCTCATCCTGAGGATTACCACCCCGCTGAACCTCCAAATAGAAGGACTGAGGAAAAAGTTTTTCGTAACGACTTGCAACCAGCTTGGCTTGCTCCTCTTGACCAGCTAGAAGTGCTGCTCCAATCTCACCCATGCGTGCACCAGACAATGCGATTAGTCCATAAGATAAAGTGCGTTTTGCTGCCTTATCTTCCGCCTTGGCTGCAGGTTCACTGAACCAGGCCGCATCCACTTCAGCGCGACCACGTGACTGGTTATCTAAAGAAGCTCTACTGAGCAATTCACATAAGTTCAAATAACCAGAATGGTTTTGCACCAAAAGCAATAAACGATGGGGTTGATCAGGATCCTGAGGATTGCTTACCCAGATATCAGCACCTGCAATTGGCTTAATGCCACTAGAACGAGCCGCAGTATAAAAACGCACTAAGCCAAATAAATTACTTAAGTCCGTAATGGCTAAGGCGCCCATTTCATCCTTGACCGCTGCGGCAACTGCATCATCAATGCGCACGACTCCATCCGTAATTGAAAACTCGGAATGAATGCGAAGATGTACAAAACGGGGCGAAGCCATGAGATGATTTTAGCTGTGTCCCAACTCAAAAACCCCTCATCCCCACCCGACGGCTATCGCGGGCGATTTGCCCCCTCGCCCACTGGACCGCTGCATGCTGGATCTCTAGTTGCAGCCCTCGGAAGCTGGCTGGATGCCCGCAAAAACGGCGGTAAATGGCTCCTCAGAATTGAGGATTTAGATACCCCACGCTGTATTTCGGGGGCAAGTCAAATTATTCAATCTCAGCTGCTTGCATGTGGTCTTTCCTGGGATGAGGAGGTCATCTATCAATCCCAGCGAAATGAGGCCTATCAGAGGGCTTTAGTGCGCTTAAATGAGCTTGCATGCCTCTATCCCTGCGCCTGCTCTCGGCAGACTATAGCTGGCGTTTTAGCCAAACTTGGAATTGAAACGCCGCGCAACCAAGAAATGGTCTATCCAGGAACCTGCCGACCCAAGACCCCAATAAGCCACTCCATAACCGAGCCCCTAAACATAAAAAGTGCTTGGAGATTGGCGCTACCTCAAGATTGCCGAATTAAATTCAACGATTTAGCGCTAGGCCCACAAAACCAAAATCTCAACACTGAAGTGGGTGATTTTGTACTGCGCAGAAAAGATGGTTTGTTTACTTACCAGCTAGCCGTTGTTGTAGATGATGCCGAGCAAGGAATTAGCCATATCGTGCGCGGCCAAGATTTATTGAGCAATACTGCTCGGCAAATTTACCTGCAGAAGCTATTGGGATACAAAACACCGCAATATCGTCACTTACCTTTAGTACTCGATGCGCATGGTGAAAAACTGAGTAAGCAGACTTTAGCAACGCAAATTTATACTCAAGACAAACAACATGCCCTAGAAGAATTACGAAAAGCAGCTAAACATTTAGGTTTGAATAACCTACCAGATGGTGAAAACACCTCCATTGCTGAGTGGCTTTTGGCTGCCACTCATGCCTGGCAAAGCTAGAGAAGCAATTGCTCCAGCAATTACTTCTTTTTGAGACCACCCAATAAGGCGCCAACAGCAGGCTTTGCTGGTGTGATACCCACTTTTTTCTCTTGAGGTTTTGTAGCTTCAGAAGATGATGCAGTTGGTGCACCCGGCTCATAAGGCATATAAAAGAATGGGTCCGACATCTTTGCAGCCGTACCACCAGCGCTAGACGATGAACGACCAAAGGATGAACTTCCACTAGGAAGAGGTCTCACATCTAACTTGCGCTTCATCAACTTTTCAATCTCGTCGAGCAAACGCTTCTCGCTCGGATCAACCAACGCAATAGCATCTCCTTTGCTACCTGCTCGACCAGTGCGTCCAATACGATGAATAAAGTCTTCAGCGTTGTATGGTAGTTCGTGATTAATCACGCAAGGCATATCTGGAATATCTAGGCCACGAGCGGCAACATCGGTTGCTACCAGAGCCTCTATTGCGCCTGACTTAAAGGCATCCAACGTTAGAGTGCGCTCACCCTGACTCTTGTCGCCGTGAATCGCCCCCGCCTTAATGCCATCACGCTCAAGAGCACGAGATAACTTGGCACAACCTAAGCGGCTGTTGGTGAAGATGATGCACTGACGAGATAAACCAGCCCGTGTTCGGGCCTCAAGCACATTAACAATTGCACGCTGCTTATCTGCAGAAGACACCATATGCACCACTTGCTTTACGGTATCTGCAGCCGCATTTTGACGAGCCACTTCAACCGTAACTGGAGTACGCAAATAACTTTGCGCTAATTTTTTAATTTCTGGTGAGAAAGTAGCTGAGAATAAAAGAGTCTGTCTTTGGGCTGGAATCAAATTAATAATACGTTGCAAGTCAGGCAAGAAACCCATATCGAGCATGCGATCGGCTTCATCGAGCACCAGAATCTCAACCTGCGAGAGATTGGCGACCTTAGAGCCAATGTGATCAAGCAAACGCCCTGGGGTAGCAATCAAAATTTCCACGCCATTGCGCAGAATTGCTACTTGATCCTTCATATCGACTCCGCCATAAACAACGGCAGCTCTTAAATCGGTATATTTTGAATAACTAGCCGCATTCTCAGCAACCTGTACCGCTAATTCACGGGTTGGTGTAAGAACAAGCGCGCGAATAGGATGGCGCGCGGGTGAGGCACTATTGCTAGCATGACGCAAAATCTTTTGAATGATTGGCAACACAAATGCAGCCGTCTTGCCGGTACCAGTTTGAGCCGCCCCCATCAAATCGCTTCCAGATAAGACATGCGGAATCGATTGCGCTTGAATCGGAGTTGGATTGGTGTATCCCTGCTCAGAAACCGCTTTTTGAATTTGCGGATCTAAACCAAAGTCAGCAAATGTGATTGTTGATGCAGGGGAAGCGGTAAATGCGCTGGCATCACTAGGGCTGGTAGGATCACCAACCCCTGTAGAAGAATTTATTTCAGTAGCAGTATTTGTCAAGGTAACTTACAGAATGGCCGCGATGCCGGCCTTAGCAGTCTCAGCATCCTCGGTCGATTTAACGCCGGAAACGCCGACTGCGCCGATGGTAAAACCATTTACCTCGATATTGACCCCACCTTCCAACATGCCCGAAATATGTGGGGCAGATAAGAATGAAGTGCGACCGTTATTAATAATTTCTTCGTAAACACGACTCTCGCGTTTACCCATAGCTGCAGTACGCGCCTTCTCTTGAGCAATATAAGCTGAGACTGGAGCGCAACCATCACGACGAGTTAAACCCAATACATGACCGCCATCATCACAAACGGCAATCGTGACTGCCCAATTATTTGCTGCGGCATGTTTATTGGCTGCGTCCAAAATCTTTTGAACATCGGCCTGAGTTAAGTAAGGTTTAGTAGCTAACATGTTTAATCTTTCTGTCTCGAATATGGTGTATTTGCTT
Encoded here:
- a CDS encoding glycosyltransferase family 9 protein gives rise to the protein MSNYSKLKPKKVLFIATRQIGDVLVTTPLISKARELWPDAEFHFLGYRGKLEMLHGNPNISEMIETSDRPKFKEYLSLFNRLFQRYDLAIVTQPSDRAYLYGLVAAFRRVGVLGGHPQGKDVQDSQRRSKSEKQNAWKKFICMHTVDVDYFKQHVIAEKLRLLECFFKNSAELFSKPITVTPPAGEPLSPAIINELKQPFVVVHSGPLTAYKRWPLAFWQELITWLVKKGFQVVLSASPAKQDMQLNQDIISLLDDACKKQVIDAAGKLTIPQAGTLIRSAALYIGVDTSITHLAAACNTPTITLFGATPPTNFGPWPNDFIGEQPYQLRARTQTIGNVTILQGPGECVPCRKAGCLDKADSYSECLDLLEPKQVIEAIEKVLSTQ
- the gluQRS gene encoding tRNA glutamyl-Q(34) synthetase GluQRS, encoding MILAVSQLKNPSSPPDGYRGRFAPSPTGPLHAGSLVAALGSWLDARKNGGKWLLRIEDLDTPRCISGASQIIQSQLLACGLSWDEEVIYQSQRNEAYQRALVRLNELACLYPCACSRQTIAGVLAKLGIETPRNQEMVYPGTCRPKTPISHSITEPLNIKSAWRLALPQDCRIKFNDLALGPQNQNLNTEVGDFVLRRKDGLFTYQLAVVVDDAEQGISHIVRGQDLLSNTARQIYLQKLLGYKTPQYRHLPLVLDAHGEKLSKQTLATQIYTQDKQHALEELRKAAKHLGLNNLPDGENTSIAEWLLAATHAWQS
- a CDS encoding heme-binding protein yields the protein MLATKPYLTQADVQKILDAANKHAAANNWAVTIAVCDDGGHVLGLTRRDGCAPVSAYIAQEKARTAAMGKRESRVYEEIINNGRTSFLSAPHISGMLEGGVNIEVNGFTIGAVGVSGVKSTEDAETAKAGIAAIL
- a CDS encoding DEAD/DEAH box helicase; protein product: MTNTATEINSSTGVGDPTSPSDASAFTASPASTITFADFGLDPQIQKAVSEQGYTNPTPIQAQSIPHVLSGSDLMGAAQTGTGKTAAFVLPIIQKILRHASNSASPARHPIRALVLTPTRELAVQVAENAASYSKYTDLRAAVVYGGVDMKDQVAILRNGVEILIATPGRLLDHIGSKVANLSQVEILVLDEADRMLDMGFLPDLQRIINLIPAQRQTLLFSATFSPEIKKLAQSYLRTPVTVEVARQNAAADTVKQVVHMVSSADKQRAIVNVLEARTRAGLSRQCIIFTNSRLGCAKLSRALERDGIKAGAIHGDKSQGERTLTLDAFKSGAIEALVATDVAARGLDIPDMPCVINHELPYNAEDFIHRIGRTGRAGSKGDAIALVDPSEKRLLDEIEKLMKRKLDVRPLPSGSSSFGRSSSSAGGTAAKMSDPFFYMPYEPGAPTASSSEATKPQEKKVGITPAKPAVGALLGGLKKK
- the dnaE gene encoding DNA polymerase III subunit alpha, yielding MASPRFVHLRIHSEFSITDGVVRIDDAVAAAVKDEMGALAITDLSNLFGLVRFYTAARSSGIKPIAGADIWVSNPQDPDQPHRLLLLVQNHSGYLNLCELLSRASLDNQSRGRAEVDAAWFSEPAAKAEDKAAKRTLSYGLIALSGARMGEIGAALLAGQEEQAKLVASRYEKLFPQSFYLEVQRGGNPQDEKQLQLACQLASELDLPVVATHPVQFMQKSDFTAHEARVCIAEGELLGNPRRAKKFNEEQYFLTQEEMEKRFADLPVALANSVEIAKRCNLSLVLGQPRLPDFPTPPGITLDEYLLAQSEVGLERHMERNFPDPEERKKEMARYHERLVFEVKTISQMGFPGYFLIVADFINWAKNNGVPVGPGRGSGAGSLVAYSLGITDLDPLRYNLLFERFLNPERVSMPDFDIDFCQHGRDRVIQYVKDKYGKDAVSQIATFGTMAARAAIRDVGRVLEQGYNFVDGIAKLVPNKPGQYMTIEMAKKEEKQLAEREKNEDEVRQLLSLAQQLEGMTRNVGMHAGGVLIAPGRLTDFCPLYTQESKDQDSSSVISQFDKDDVEAIGLVKFDFLGLTTLTILAAAERWIKALHAERKDWNIGDIPLDDEKAFEVLKRANTVAVFQLESRGMQGMLREAKPDRFEDIIALVALYRPGPMDLIPDFIERKHGRQKVEYPDPRIEPVLRETYGIMVYQEQVMQMAQMIGGYSLGGADMLRRAMGKKKPEEMAQHRKIFSDGAKAGGISEAKANEIYDLMERFAGYGFNKSHAAAYALLAYQTAWLKAYYPAEFMAANLSLAMDDTDKVKILYDDCLANNIRVFSPDINTGVYEFTPLRAPDAAPDSPISHIRYGLGAVRGTGEAAIESIVKAREAGGPFKDLFDFCARVDRRQVNRRAIEALMRAGAFDSLYRDSVSAGGNLYDIRSTLLASLARAIEAAEQAEASIHQVSLFEVSGEENRHLPELVREPVWSEKKRLQEEKTALGLCLTGHMFDAYRDETAHFIRQPLAKVTEGKDQLIAGIITSARMLTGQRGRMMIATIDDGSAALEVTLYSEVYEPNRSWLKEDELLIAKVNVTPDKFSGGMRIVSEAVMDITGARMRFARNVHVCIDDAIDVKMLRNQINPYLMTNRVKDPKLGASSQSAAGSNDGLKGLILTAAVTTSGGACLMQFPEELRIYPDDACLHSLNQILASKQKDPVQVQYH